The following proteins come from a genomic window of Nostoc sp. ATCC 53789:
- a CDS encoding phycobilisome rod-core linker polypeptide — protein MSVKASGGSSVARPQLYQTLAVATITQAEQQDRFLGSGELDELASYFASGAKRLEISQTLTDNAEIIVSRAANRIFVGGSPMAFLEKPREAELVTAGGGGANVQQGMQLGTVTYVESRGGFLENLRSIFNSSPSGPVPAGFRPINIARYGPSNMAKSLRDLSWFLRYATYAIVAGDPNIIAVNTRGLREIIENACSGEATLVALQEIKAGSLSFFRKDAEATEIVSQYMDVLLTEFKAATPSNKVRQRPSSDQQGLQLPQIYFNAAERRPKFVMKTGLSASEKNEVIKAAYRQIFERDITRAYSLSISDLESKVKNGDISMKEFVRRLAKSPLYQKQFYQPFINSRVVELAFRHILGRGPSSREEVQKYFSIISNGGLPALVDALVDSAEYGDYFGEETVPYLRGLGQEAQECRNWGPQQDLFNYSAPFRKIPQFITTFAAYEQPLPDQHPYGSGNDPLEIQFGAIFPKETRNPSTRPAPFGKDTKRILIHQGAGINNQNSNPKARGEAPGTLGPKVFKLDQLPGTRGKKAAKNSSVRFSESSTQALIKAAYLQVFGRDLYEGQRPKVLEIKLENGDISVREFIRALAKSDVFRNLYWSSLYVCKAIEYIHRRLLGRPTYGRQEINKYFDIASKQGFYAVVDAIINSVEYSEAFGEDTIPYERYLTPGGVSGRQLRVGSIREDVAAKVQKEVTPSFVTLGTVTEKRSEPDIQFRINQGVSKQREQTKIFKLVSNTSDKVAVKTLISAAYRQIFERDIAPYIAKNEFTAWESKLGNGEISVKEFIQGLGYSNLYLKEFYTPYPNTKVIELGTKHFLGRAPLDQAEIRKYNQILATQGIRAFIGALVDSVEYNQVFGEDTVPYRRFPTLPAANFPNTEKLYNQLTKQNDDVVVPSFKPVQARVGVSNDTPLLTQAIADIAAQINGINKSKPAFAELGRSYNDGSGQPVELGVRKHARIYRLTESANQAETQQAINAIYCQVLDVFSGEVPDNFRRTDLDSKLQNGEISVREFVCELASSEIYRQRFLSPYPHAKVIEFLFRHLLGRTPADQEEIRQCNQLLTDSGLSAAVKAIVESPEYSRYFGEDVVPYNRFSIGNR, from the coding sequence ATGAGTGTTAAGGCGAGTGGTGGAAGCTCAGTTGCGCGTCCGCAACTATATCAAACCCTAGCTGTAGCGACAATTACCCAAGCCGAGCAGCAAGACCGCTTTTTGGGAAGTGGTGAACTAGATGAACTGGCAAGCTATTTTGCATCTGGTGCAAAGCGTTTAGAGATTTCCCAGACGCTTACAGATAATGCCGAGATTATTGTGTCTCGCGCTGCCAACCGGATTTTTGTCGGTGGTTCGCCAATGGCTTTTTTAGAAAAGCCCAGAGAAGCAGAACTAGTAACTGCTGGTGGTGGTGGTGCTAATGTTCAGCAAGGGATGCAACTAGGAACTGTAACCTATGTTGAAAGTCGTGGCGGGTTCCTAGAAAATTTACGATCAATATTTAACTCATCCCCCAGCGGCCCAGTACCCGCAGGTTTCAGACCAATTAACATTGCTCGTTATGGCCCGAGCAACATGGCCAAGAGCTTACGGGATTTATCTTGGTTCTTGCGCTACGCTACTTATGCGATCGTTGCTGGCGACCCCAACATCATAGCGGTGAACACACGGGGTTTGCGGGAAATAATTGAAAATGCCTGCTCTGGTGAAGCAACGCTGGTAGCTTTGCAAGAAATCAAAGCCGGATCGCTTTCCTTTTTCCGCAAAGATGCTGAGGCTACAGAAATTGTGTCTCAGTACATGGATGTTTTGTTAACAGAATTCAAAGCAGCCACACCTTCAAATAAAGTCCGTCAACGTCCCTCTAGCGACCAACAAGGGTTGCAACTGCCGCAAATTTACTTTAATGCAGCAGAACGTCGTCCCAAGTTTGTGATGAAAACTGGGTTGTCAGCTAGCGAAAAAAATGAGGTAATCAAAGCGGCATATCGGCAAATTTTTGAGCGCGACATTACCCGTGCTTATAGCTTGTCCATATCTGACTTAGAATCCAAGGTGAAAAATGGCGACATCTCCATGAAGGAGTTTGTTCGTCGTCTAGCTAAATCTCCTCTTTACCAAAAACAGTTTTACCAGCCTTTTATTAACAGCCGAGTCGTCGAACTTGCTTTCCGCCACATTTTAGGACGGGGCCCAAGTAGCCGGGAAGAAGTGCAAAAATACTTCTCCATTATTTCTAATGGTGGTCTGCCAGCCCTGGTAGATGCCTTAGTAGATTCTGCTGAATACGGCGACTATTTTGGTGAAGAAACAGTACCTTACCTCCGGGGTCTGGGCCAAGAAGCACAAGAATGTCGCAACTGGGGGCCGCAGCAAGACCTGTTTAACTACAGTGCGCCTTTCCGCAAGATACCTCAGTTCATTACCACATTTGCGGCTTACGAACAGCCACTACCAGACCAACATCCTTACGGTTCTGGTAATGACCCCCTGGAAATTCAGTTTGGCGCGATTTTCCCGAAAGAAACTCGCAACCCCAGCACCCGTCCGGCTCCTTTTGGCAAGGATACCAAACGCATCCTGATTCACCAAGGGGCAGGGATTAATAACCAAAATAGTAACCCCAAAGCGCGGGGTGAAGCTCCTGGTACTCTTGGGCCCAAGGTGTTCAAATTAGACCAGCTGCCTGGTACTAGAGGTAAAAAAGCTGCCAAAAATTCTAGCGTCAGATTCTCCGAAAGCTCCACGCAAGCATTGATTAAAGCTGCTTACCTGCAAGTTTTCGGTCGCGATCTTTACGAAGGTCAGCGCCCGAAGGTATTAGAAATCAAGCTGGAAAACGGTGACATCTCTGTACGGGAGTTTATCCGTGCTTTGGCTAAGTCGGATGTATTCCGCAATCTGTACTGGTCATCGCTCTATGTTTGTAAAGCGATCGAGTATATTCACCGCCGCTTGTTGGGTCGTCCGACTTATGGCCGTCAAGAAATCAACAAGTACTTTGACATTGCTTCCAAACAAGGCTTTTACGCAGTAGTTGATGCGATCATTAACAGCGTAGAATACAGCGAGGCATTTGGTGAAGATACAATTCCTTACGAACGGTATCTGACTCCCGGTGGTGTATCTGGGCGGCAATTGCGCGTTGGTAGCATTCGTGAAGATGTTGCAGCCAAAGTTCAGAAGGAAGTAACGCCAAGCTTTGTGACATTGGGTACAGTCACAGAAAAACGGTCAGAACCAGATATTCAGTTCCGTATTAACCAAGGTGTTAGCAAGCAACGCGAACAAACCAAAATCTTCAAACTGGTTTCCAATACCAGCGATAAAGTTGCAGTAAAAACCTTGATTAGCGCTGCCTATCGTCAGATTTTTGAGCGCGATATTGCACCCTACATCGCTAAAAATGAATTTACGGCGTGGGAAAGCAAGTTGGGGAACGGCGAAATCAGTGTGAAGGAATTTATTCAAGGTTTGGGTTACTCGAACCTCTACCTGAAAGAATTCTACACACCCTACCCCAACACCAAAGTGATTGAGTTGGGAACCAAACACTTCTTGGGACGTGCGCCATTAGACCAGGCAGAAATCCGCAAATATAACCAAATTTTGGCTACTCAAGGGATTCGTGCCTTTATTGGTGCTTTGGTAGATAGTGTGGAATATAACCAGGTATTTGGTGAAGATACGGTTCCTTACCGTCGCTTCCCAACCCTACCTGCGGCAAACTTCCCGAATACCGAGAAGCTGTACAACCAGCTGACCAAGCAAAACGATGATGTAGTTGTGCCTAGCTTTAAGCCCGTGCAAGCACGTGTAGGAGTTAGTAACGATACACCACTTTTGACGCAGGCGATCGCAGATATAGCAGCCCAAATAAACGGTATCAACAAGAGCAAGCCCGCTTTTGCTGAGCTGGGTCGTTCCTACAACGATGGTAGCGGACAACCCGTAGAACTAGGTGTGCGTAAACATGCACGCATTTACCGTCTAACAGAAAGCGCTAACCAAGCCGAAACACAGCAGGCAATCAACGCCATTTACTGCCAAGTATTGGATGTATTTAGTGGTGAAGTGCCTGATAATTTCCGCCGTACTGACCTAGACAGCAAACTCCAGAATGGTGAAATTTCCGTGCGTGAGTTTGTGTGTGAACTAGCTAGTTCCGAAATCTATCGTCAGCGCTTCTTGTCACCTTATCCTCATGCCAAGGTCATTGAGTTCCTCTTCCGTCACCTGTTGGGGCGTACACCCGCAGATCAGGAAGAAATTCGCCAGTGCAACCAGCTGCTAACTGATAGTGGTTTATCGGCTGCTGTAAAAGCAATAGTCGAAAGCCCAGAATATAGCCGCTACTTCGGTGAAGATGTTGTGCCTTACAACCGCTTCTCAATAGGGAATAGGTAA
- the apcA gene encoding allophycocyanin subunit alpha — MSIVTKAIVNADAEARYLSPGELDRIKSFVASGERRVRIAQILTENRERLVKQAGDQLFQKRPDVVSPGGNAYGQELTATCLRDLDYYLRLVTYGIVAGDVTPIEEIGVIGARELYKSLGTPIDGVAEGIRGLKNVATTLLSGDDASEAGTYFDYLVGALL, encoded by the coding sequence ATGAGTATCGTCACGAAAGCTATCGTGAATGCTGATGCAGAAGCTCGCTACCTCAGCCCTGGTGAATTGGATCGGATCAAATCCTTTGTTGCCAGTGGTGAACGCCGCGTGCGGATTGCTCAAATTTTGACAGAAAATCGTGAGCGGCTGGTTAAGCAAGCTGGCGATCAATTGTTCCAAAAGCGTCCTGATGTTGTGTCTCCTGGTGGTAACGCTTACGGTCAAGAATTGACTGCTACTTGCCTGCGTGACCTAGATTACTACCTCCGCCTCGTTACCTACGGTATCGTTGCTGGTGATGTTACACCGATTGAAGAAATTGGTGTTATCGGTGCCCGTGAACTGTACAAGTCCTTGGGAACCCCTATTGATGGTGTTGCTGAAGGTATCCGTGGGCTGAAGAATGTAGCTACTACATTGCTGTCTGGTGATGATGCTTCTGAAGCTGGTACCTACTTCGATTACCTAGTTGGTGCCCTGCTATAG
- the apcB gene encoding allophycocyanin subunit beta, which produces MAQDAITAVINSADVQGKYLDNSALEKLKGYFATGELRVRAASTISANAAAIVKEAVAKSLLYSDITRPGGNMYTTRRYAACIRDLDYYLRYATYAMLAGDPSILDERVLNGLKETYNSLGVPVGATVQAIQAIKEVTASLVGSDAGKEMGVYLDYISSGLS; this is translated from the coding sequence ATGGCTCAAGACGCAATTACCGCTGTCATTAACTCCGCAGACGTTCAAGGTAAATACTTAGACAACTCTGCTTTAGAAAAACTAAAAGGCTATTTCGCTACTGGCGAACTGCGGGTACGTGCTGCTAGCACCATCAGCGCTAACGCTGCTGCGATCGTCAAAGAAGCTGTAGCAAAATCTTTGCTATACTCTGACATCACCCGTCCCGGCGGCAACATGTACACCACCCGCCGCTATGCTGCTTGTATCCGTGATTTGGACTACTACCTCCGCTATGCCACCTACGCTATGTTAGCTGGCGATCCTTCCATTTTGGATGAGCGTGTATTAAATGGCTTGAAAGAAACCTACAACTCTTTAGGAGTTCCCGTTGGTGCTACCGTGCAAGCTATCCAAGCAATCAAGGAAGTAACCGCTAGCTTGGTTGGTTCTGACGCTGGTAAGGAAATGGGCGTTTACTTAGACTATATCTCTTCTGGCTTAAGCTAA
- a CDS encoding phycobilisome linker polypeptide, whose protein sequence is MSRLFKITALVPSQTRIRTQRELQNTYFTKLVPYENWFREQQRIQKAGGKIIKVELATGKQGANTGLS, encoded by the coding sequence ATGTCCCGTTTGTTTAAAATTACTGCTCTAGTTCCCAGCCAAACCCGAATTCGTACCCAACGCGAACTGCAAAATACCTACTTCACTAAGCTAGTTCCCTATGAAAACTGGTTCCGTGAACAACAACGTATTCAAAAAGCAGGCGGCAAAATTATCAAAGTAGAACTGGCAACTGGTAAGCAAGGCGCTAATACTGGCTTGTCGTAA
- a CDS encoding class I SAM-dependent methyltransferase encodes MSNNHKDSTINLYNCTASDWIRGEPSSLSDFTARPSVLELCEPVSGLRVVDIGCGEGYCSRELHRRGAAQVYGIDLSQGMIEAAKLQEVEHPLSISYEVGCATNLKQFDDGEIDLVVAVFLFNYLTISQTQECMAEVARILRPGGRFVFSVPHPSFPYMREAAYPFYFQVEGAGYFSKRDQQFPGRIWKRDGSWLNVQLIHKTLEDYFNALRIAGFNTMPILQELRVTPEHIAVDQSFFSPLLDQPLHLALQISR; translated from the coding sequence ATGTCAAATAATCACAAAGACTCAACTATAAACTTATACAATTGCACAGCATCAGACTGGATTAGAGGAGAACCTAGTTCTCTCTCAGACTTTACAGCACGCCCTTCTGTACTAGAGCTTTGTGAGCCTGTTAGTGGACTGCGAGTAGTTGATATAGGTTGTGGAGAAGGTTATTGCAGTCGAGAATTACATAGGCGTGGTGCTGCACAAGTATATGGAATAGACCTCTCCCAAGGCATGATTGAAGCCGCAAAGTTGCAAGAAGTAGAACATCCTTTAAGTATTAGCTACGAAGTAGGATGTGCTACCAATCTCAAGCAGTTTGATGATGGCGAAATTGACTTAGTTGTTGCAGTATTTCTATTTAACTATTTGACAATTTCTCAAACCCAAGAATGTATGGCAGAAGTTGCACGCATTCTTCGTCCCGGCGGTCGATTTGTATTTAGCGTTCCCCATCCATCTTTTCCATATATGCGGGAGGCAGCATATCCGTTTTATTTTCAAGTTGAAGGTGCAGGCTACTTCAGTAAGCGAGATCAGCAGTTTCCTGGTCGTATTTGGAAACGAGATGGCTCCTGGTTAAATGTCCAATTGATTCACAAAACTCTTGAAGATTACTTTAATGCCCTTAGAATTGCTGGCTTTAATACTATGCCAATTTTACAGGAATTGCGTGTAACTCCAGAACATATTGCAGTAGACCAATCATTTTTTAGTCCCTTACTTGACCAACCACTCCATCTAGCCCTACAAATATCACGATGA
- a CDS encoding iron-containing redox enzyme family protein yields the protein MTQISSLARNSFREITVNHPLWNHEFLIRCRAGNLFLPDVQILAVQMYKFSKQFNRILASILSCCEDESSQLVILENLFDEMGQGDRTQSHPELFRQFTRALGIDDETLAALPTVPETRALIETYLQMPHKYGYLAALGAVCYASEGIVSSLYTQLYKGIIGAAPLPKEALIFFEVHIDVDDSHAAKLAAVIEPQITMNEEDIKVKLAIVEAMDARVQFFNGIQRQISKYSLYPDSWVHFDALL from the coding sequence ATGACACAGATATCTTCTTTAGCGAGAAATTCTTTCCGTGAAATAACAGTTAATCATCCTTTATGGAACCATGAGTTCCTAATCCGTTGTCGGGCTGGAAATTTATTTTTACCAGACGTACAGATACTAGCTGTTCAGATGTACAAATTCTCCAAACAATTTAATCGGATCTTGGCCAGTATCTTATCTTGTTGCGAAGATGAAAGTAGTCAGTTAGTCATCTTAGAAAACCTATTTGACGAAATGGGACAGGGAGATAGAACTCAGTCCCACCCAGAGTTGTTTCGTCAATTTACCCGCGCCCTTGGTATCGACGACGAAACTTTGGCAGCACTACCCACTGTACCTGAAACTCGTGCCCTGATTGAAACTTACTTGCAGATGCCACATAAATATGGCTACTTAGCTGCACTAGGTGCTGTCTGTTATGCTTCCGAAGGGATTGTTAGCTCACTCTACACGCAACTATATAAAGGAATTATTGGTGCTGCTCCCTTACCCAAAGAAGCTCTGATCTTTTTTGAAGTCCATATTGATGTAGATGATAGTCATGCAGCAAAGCTAGCAGCAGTGATTGAACCTCAAATTACCATGAATGAAGAGGATATCAAGGTAAAACTGGCTATTGTTGAAGCTATGGATGCGCGTGTCCAATTTTTTAATGGAATTCAGCGTCAAATCTCTAAATACAGCTTGTATCCTGATTCATGGGTGCATTTTGATGCATTGCTGTAG
- a CDS encoding heme NO-binding domain-containing protein, whose translation MYGLVNKAIQDMVCSRFGEETWKQIKHKAEVDVDVFLSMEGYPDDITHKLVKAASVILSLSPKQIMQAFGEFWVQYTAQEGYGEMLDMSGDTLPEFLENLDNLHARVGVSFPKLQPPSFECTDMEENSLSLHYRSDREGLTPMVIGLIKGLGTRFDTEVHITQTQNRDEGAEHDEFLVIYKPN comes from the coding sequence ATGTACGGTTTAGTGAACAAGGCGATTCAAGACATGGTATGCAGTCGTTTTGGCGAAGAGACTTGGAAACAAATTAAGCACAAAGCAGAGGTGGACGTAGATGTTTTCCTCAGTATGGAAGGCTATCCCGATGACATCACCCACAAGTTGGTAAAAGCTGCTAGTGTCATTCTAAGTTTATCTCCCAAACAGATTATGCAAGCCTTTGGGGAATTTTGGGTTCAGTACACAGCCCAAGAAGGCTATGGTGAAATGCTGGACATGAGTGGAGATACACTGCCTGAGTTTTTAGAAAACCTCGACAATCTTCATGCTCGTGTAGGAGTTAGCTTTCCTAAACTCCAGCCCCCATCATTTGAGTGTACTGATATGGAGGAAAATTCTCTAAGTTTACACTATCGTTCTGATCGAGAAGGGCTAACTCCAATGGTTATTGGTCTAATCAAAGGATTGGGAACAAGGTTTGATACAGAAGTTCATATTACCCAAACCCAGAATCGGGATGAAGGTGCTGAACATGATGAATTTTTAGTGATTTATAAACCAAATTGA
- a CDS encoding ATP-binding protein — MAPPHLTLSPELLAKAFPFHFAFSRNREIVQTGEVLGRISPEPLVGKLIEQHFQINRPKILIDFDAISKQPRALFILEFLHNGMQLKGQMMYQPEEEVIFFLGSPWITDTTSLAPLGIKLKDFAIHDPIVDFLFLLQSQNTALGDAKKLTSELKQQRAQLRSALQIKENLAEIAEAQAKRLEKSLRELQQTQAQLVQAEKMSSLGQLVAGVAHEINNPVNFIYGNLKYTKDYTQCLLKLVLLYQQFYANPVPEIKECINEIELDFLLDDLPKILDSMQVGAERISEIVLSLRNFSRLDEAGMKKVDIHHGLDSTLLILQNRFKNSVDHPGIKVVKNYGNLPLVDCYAGQLNQVFMNIISNAIDALETHNDKRAIAEIHASPNKITITTEIIETNCVIRIADNGSGMTEAVKERLFDPFFTTKPVGKGTGLGLSISYQIVVEKHRGTLKCLSEPGQGTEFWIEIPLSMDTQAVDCVKSLSYVL, encoded by the coding sequence ATGGCTCCTCCTCACCTTACGCTTTCACCAGAGTTACTGGCGAAAGCTTTTCCCTTCCACTTTGCATTTAGCCGTAATCGTGAAATTGTACAAACTGGTGAGGTCTTGGGGCGTATTAGTCCTGAGCCATTAGTTGGTAAATTGATTGAGCAGCATTTCCAGATTAATCGTCCAAAGATTCTGATTGATTTTGATGCTATTAGTAAACAGCCTCGTGCCCTATTTATTTTAGAGTTTCTCCACAATGGAATGCAGCTCAAGGGTCAGATGATGTATCAACCAGAGGAGGAGGTAATATTTTTTTTAGGTTCTCCCTGGATTACAGATACAACTAGCTTGGCTCCTTTGGGTATCAAACTCAAAGACTTTGCGATTCACGACCCAATTGTTGATTTTCTGTTTCTACTACAATCTCAAAACACCGCTTTGGGTGATGCCAAAAAGTTAACAAGCGAACTGAAACAACAAAGGGCACAACTGCGAAGTGCGCTGCAAATTAAGGAGAACTTAGCGGAAATTGCTGAGGCTCAGGCTAAAAGATTGGAAAAATCCCTCCGGGAGCTACAGCAAACTCAAGCCCAATTGGTTCAGGCTGAGAAAATGTCCAGCCTGGGGCAGTTAGTTGCAGGAGTTGCTCACGAAATTAACAACCCCGTTAACTTTATTTACGGAAATTTAAAATATACAAAAGATTATACACAGTGTTTGCTAAAGCTTGTGCTTCTTTACCAGCAATTTTATGCCAATCCTGTGCCAGAAATTAAAGAATGCATTAATGAAATCGAATTAGATTTTTTACTAGATGATTTGCCCAAAATTCTAGATTCGATGCAAGTAGGAGCCGAAAGGATCTCTGAAATTGTCTTGTCTCTGCGGAACTTCTCTCGTCTTGATGAAGCAGGAATGAAAAAGGTTGATATTCACCACGGACTAGATAGTACCTTGCTGATTTTACAGAATCGGTTTAAGAATAGCGTAGATCATCCTGGGATCAAAGTAGTTAAAAACTATGGAAACTTGCCTCTGGTAGATTGCTACGCCGGCCAACTCAATCAAGTGTTCATGAATATTATCAGTAATGCCATCGATGCACTCGAAACCCATAATGATAAACGCGCGATCGCAGAAATTCATGCTAGTCCGAATAAAATTACAATTACTACAGAAATTATTGAAACAAACTGTGTTATTCGAATTGCTGATAATGGTTCAGGAATGACAGAAGCAGTTAAGGAACGACTGTTTGATCCATTTTTCACAACTAAGCCTGTGGGTAAGGGTACAGGATTAGGTTTGTCAATTAGCTATCAAATTGTAGTTGAAAAACATAGGGGAACACTGAAATGTTTATCAGAACCCGGACAGGGTACTGAGTTCTGGATTGAAATTCCCCTCTCTATGGACACACAAGCAGTTGATTGCGTCAAATCGTTGAGTTATGTTTTATGA